In Planctomycetia bacterium, one DNA window encodes the following:
- a CDS encoding YIP1 family protein, protein MELAEVTGHEESRRPGLADAPLVFAAPAALFRRVEDTATYAWTLAVLLIFVTLVGYLRVQTGLVDRVVDQQTERELAVLESAQRDLVDRVALRDEMDSVRKNGEFMKLVGRLKAIVATPVSLLVSILFVSSMLFATVALTGRKPEYHTLMNICVFAGFIDLAGEVLQLLMMLAYRTTQVGTSLDMLLPAGKAPYLAGIDPMVIWYWIVVYIGVTATQQLSRRAALAACITLFVLGAALRTAGAMMTA, encoded by the coding sequence TTGGAACTAGCTGAAGTTACAGGTCATGAGGAATCCCGCCGACCCGGGCTGGCCGACGCCCCGCTGGTTTTTGCTGCGCCCGCGGCGCTCTTCCGCCGGGTCGAGGACACCGCGACGTACGCATGGACGCTTGCCGTCCTGCTTATCTTCGTGACCCTCGTCGGCTACCTGCGCGTGCAGACCGGGCTGGTCGATCGCGTCGTGGATCAGCAGACCGAGCGCGAGCTGGCCGTCCTGGAATCGGCGCAGCGCGATCTGGTGGACCGCGTCGCCCTGCGCGATGAGATGGACAGCGTCCGCAAGAATGGCGAGTTCATGAAGCTCGTCGGTCGATTGAAAGCCATCGTCGCGACCCCGGTCTCGCTGCTCGTTTCGATCCTGTTCGTCTCGTCGATGCTCTTCGCCACCGTCGCCCTGACGGGTCGCAAACCGGAGTATCACACGCTGATGAACATCTGCGTCTTCGCCGGGTTCATCGATCTCGCGGGGGAAGTGCTGCAACTGCTGATGATGCTGGCCTATCGCACGACCCAGGTGGGCACCTCGCTGGACATGCTGCTCCCGGCGGGCAAGGCGCCGTACCTGGCCGGGATCGATCCAATGGTCATCTGGTATTGGATTGTTGTCTATATTGGTGTTACCGCAACGCAACAGCTTTCGCGCCGAGCGGCCCTTGCGGCCTGCATCACCTTGTTCGTGCTGGGCGCGGCCTTGCGGACGGCCGGCGCGATGATGACGGCCTGA